The sequence TCCCGTAGGCATACTTTTCAACAAGTATAAAATCACCGACCAAAAGGGTTGGCATCATTGAACCTGATGGAATTTGAAATGGCTCATAAAGAAACGAGCGCAATATTAATACAAACGCAATCACCGGGAAAATAGACACGCTATTTTCGATCCACCATGGTTGTGCAGATAGTTTACTTGTAATATCTTGCGTTAAACCACTGGTCTGTGCCTCGACTTCAGCTACCTTTAACTGGCGTTTTTTACCCCACACTAACTTTTCTAGAAGCCAAACAATTCCAGTGACTAGGGTTACTATTACCAAGATGAGCGAAAATGTATTAGCCATCGATTTCCCTTTATTTCTAAAAGAAGAAAGGGCATCGAATACCCTTTCTTAACTATTATTTTATGAAGATTGTATTATTAATCTTTTCCGACATGAAGAATCGCTAAGAAAGCTTCTTGAGGTAATTCGACATTACCTATTTGCTTCATGCGTTTCTTACCTTCTTTCTGTTTCTTTAGCAGTTTTTTCTTACGGCTAATATCACCACCATAACATTTAGCGATTACGTTTTTACGTAACTGCTTAACGGTGGAACGGGCTATGATGTGATTACCAATAGCAGCTTGAATAGCGATATCAAACATTTGACGAGGAATGAATTCTTTCATTTTCTCAACCAAAAGTCGTCCGCGAGATTGAGCGATATCTTTATGTGTAATGATCGCAAGTGCATCTACGGTTTCGCCGTTAAGAAGTACATCTACGCGAACCATATCTGACTCAGCAAAGTGATGGAAATTATAATCCAGTGACGCGTATCCACGAGAAGTCGATTTCAGACGGTCAAAGAAATCGAGAACAACCTCTGCCATCGGTATATCATAGGTAACAGCAACTTGATTTCCGTGATAAATCATATCAATTTGAATACCGCGTTTCTCAACACAAAGTGTAATAACGTTACCTAGATATTCAGATGGTACCAGGATATTACAGCGAGCTATTGGCTCACGAATCTCTTCTAAATCGTTTACCGCAGGTAACTTTGCAGGGCTATCTACGTAAAGGATATCACCGTTGTTTTTCTTCACTTCATATACAACTGTTGGGGCTGTCGTAATTAAATCGAGATCATATTCACGTTCAAGACGTTCTTGAATGATCTCCATATGAAGCATACCTAAGAAGCCACAACGGAAGCCAAAACCTAAAGCTGCAGAACTTTCTGGCTCATAGAAAAGTGACGCATCATTTAAGCTTAGCTTTCCTAGCGCATCACGAAAGTTCTCGTAGTCATCAGAGGAAACAGGGAATAGACCAGCATATACTTGAGGCTTCACTTTTTGGAAACCAGGTAATGCTTCATCACTTCCATGCTTAGCATGAGTTAACGTATCACCAACTGGAGCACCTAATATGTCTTTAATTCCACAAACAACCCAACCAACTTCTCCGGTACTAAGTTGAGTAGTATCAAGGCGCTTAGGAGTAAATATACCAATTCTGTCTACCCCCCAATCTTGCCCGGTGCTCATAACTCTAATCTTATCGTTTTTCTTTAGAACACCGTTCTTAATACGAACGAGAGAAACAACACCAAGATAGTTGTCGAACCAAGAGTCAATAATCAAAGCTTGTAAGGGCGCTTCAGGATCACCTTGCGGTGGCGGAATTGCTGTCACAATATTTTCCAATACTGCATCAACCCCTAAACCTGTTTTAGCCGAACAGCACGTTGCTTCTAATGCATCGATACCGACAATTTCTTCGATCTCTTCCGAAACTCTTTCTGGATCAGCGGCTGGTAAATCGATTTTATTTAGAATAGGAACCACTTCTAAATCCATTTCAATGGCGGTATAGCAGTTGGCTACTGTTTGAGCTTCTACGCCTTGACCAGCATCTACAACCAAAAGCGCACCTTCACATGCAGCTAATGAGCGAGATACCTCGTAAGAAAAATCTACATGTCCAGGTGTGTCGATAAAGTTAAGCTGGTATGTTTCGCCATCTTGAGCTTTATAATTTAGTGTAACACTTTGTGCTTTGATCGTGATGCCGCGCTCACGTTCTATATCCATAGAATCAAGAACTTGAACATCCATCTCACGTTCACTTAAGCCTCCGCAAACTTGAATCAAGCGGTCTGAAAGTGTCGACTTACCATGGTCGATATGGGCGATAATCGAAAAATTGCGAATGTGCTTCATAGGTTGGTGTGACTTAACTCGTTGCAAAAATTGAATGGGAAAAATACGCATCTCTGATGGTATTTCGATCAAGTTGCGCGATTCTACCGAATTTCGGGCATTGTCGCTATCTTCATTTACCTTCAAACGTTAATTTGATGTTATTTGTTGCCGATGAATAACGTCAGGTTATTCGTTCAGCAATATCAATCTTGTCACCCAATACTCGTAATAGAGTGACTACTTGCTCTGATTTCGATTGAAGTTTAGTTGAAAAGTGACGAGCAAGCCAGATACCTCCTCCCATAAAAATGACGGATGTCAGTATTGTCCCCCCTCTCCCCCACCGAGCAATGGACCGACAAAAGACTGCCCAACTAGCGCGCCAATCATCATAGCGATGAGAGGAAGGAGATACACCACAGAAGCGAATTGAATTAGATTTTTTTCAGGTAATCCGATCTCAATTGTTTGCCCTGGCTTAACTATCTCTTGAGTTGTTAATGTCCATGAATGACTTTTGTTACCTATTGCTTTAGAAACAATACCAGTACCACAGCTTTTTTGAGACGCACAGTGACTGCAACTAGTTTGTTGTTCACATGACAAACCAACTTCATATCCATGTGTAGTTTCTGTCACAGAAATAACCGTTGCCAGCGCAGTCATCATTCAACTGACTCCTCTTCCTTCAAAGCAACATTAGCTTCCGATGTAATAGAAGGAACATTAAATTTCACTGATTTGGCAATTTGAGCTGCAGTAGCTGGTGGAATATCGCCAACCACCGTGATCTCTCGCTTTCCTACAACTAAACTTTGAAGCGTCCTTCTACCATGCCTAACAAGTTGATTTTTTAATGAAAAATCATCACTTTCAGAGACGTATACCGAAAAACTAAACAACCCATCACTAAACATTTGGCTCTCAACATCTTTTTGTGTTGTCTCCATCTTATAACGATTGAGATTAAGAGCTTTGAACCCGGACGGTACCCACTTCACGTTCCAAAAAGATTCTGTCGGTTCTTGTTTAGGCATGGTTATAACATTAGGTAATTTAATATCATCTAGTTGAGACAATACTTCAGCGATGCGTTCGTTTACAGCATAAGAAATCGTTCTATATTGTTCTAACACTTCGCCATCTCTATCTACAAGATCCGCACGAAGAGGTAACTTTGATTTTTCATCTATCCACATTACATAAGAATATCGCTGACCATCTTTCGGCACAACTCGAACAACTTGGCTCGCTGCCCCAGCTTCTCTTGCTCTACCCATCAATACAAAATCATAAAACTCACTCAATTCTTGTATATTACTGTCTAGCATAGGAATGAGAGGAGCTACCATATTGCCCGACTCTATAGAAAATGGTTCTACGCCAGGCTCTACGTAGCTGATTTCTTTGCCACGACGTATCACTTCTCTAATTGGGCCGCTGAGATAAACAAGATGTGCATACACCATGTCTTGATTTTTAGCGTGGATATATCGAAGAGGCTCAATACTATTTTTCTTTATTAAAATATAGGAGAGCTCGTAATTTAAGTGCTGACTTGCATGGTTCATTTGATGCAACAAAGCCTCAGCTGAAATCTCTTCAGTTGAGGCTTGCATTGGTATCAAACTGAACAGTGTCAAAGCACTGATCAGAAGTTTCTTCATTCAATTACCGATTCTGTTTCTAGCCCGCTAACACCTGACTGATCAGATGAGAGACGAAGTTGAAGCTCATAATCTTGCAGCATGGCATTTATACGCTTGCGTTGCTGTAATAACTGAGCCTCGTTATTCTGCTTTTGAGGTATAGATTCTCTGGTCAAACTAACTGGCTCAACACTCCCTGCAAAAGGAACTGTTTGCAATACAGACAATGGTTTAGATGCAAGTTCAGATGAATCTGAACCGCCATATTGTTGAACTCCAACAATAACCATAAGCGATACGCATGCCGCCACACCAACTTGACCAATCTGCGTTAACCATGCTGGCAATTGACGTCGAGCTTGCTTTGGCGTCGGTTGAGACTCTATTAACGGTGTTACTATTGGACTATGTGCTGGCTCTGCATCAAGCGCTGCTGCCACACTTTCGGCAATATTCCAATTTGCTGTTTCAGGAGCTTCACCTCTCATCACATCACCAATGAGATGGTAGTTTTTCCAAGTATCCTGACTTTCAACATCCTGCTCGAGCTCTGCGATTAGAGCTTCATCCACAGTTTCTCCATCCATGAGCGCTGAAAGTAGTTCTTTGTCAGCCATTTAATTCACCATATCAGTATTCTGGAACCAACCAGAAATAACATTAACGTTTCAAAAGCGGTTCAATTTTCTTTTCAACCGCTTCTCTTGCTCGGAAAATACGCGAACGAACCGTTCCAACAGGACAGTCCATTACTACAGCAATGTCTTCATAACTTAAACCATCAAGCTCTCGAAGTGTCATTGCTGTTTTTAAATCCTCTGGCAGCGCCTCTATCGCACTAAAAACCACACGTTTCAATTCATTGGACAACGCTAAGTTCTCAGGGTTCGATATTTCTTTTAATGCGCTACCCGTTTCGTAATATTCAGCTTCATCAGCGTCCACATCGCTTGCTGGAGGTCTTCTTCCTTGCGCTACTATGTGGTTCTTAGCGGTATTAACTGCAATTCTGTAAAGCCAAGTATAAAAGGCACTTTCCCCTCTAAAATTTGGGATAGCACGATAAGCCTTGATAAATGCTTCTTGCGCGACGTCTTGGACATCACCAGAATTACCAACATACCTAGAGATAAGATTACACACTTTATTTTGGTATTTTATGACCAAAAGATTAAATGCTTGCTTGTCTCCATTCTGAACTCGCTCAATGAGTACTTGATCTGTCAACTGCTCGTTCATTCGAGCACATACTCCTATGTTATCGGCCTTATCTTCTCAGATATGAGCTTTTATTATGCAAAATGTAGTGTTGACACCACCACTTACATGAGCACTATTGTGACTCTAGTAAATTAAAGAAGTTCAATGATTATTGAATATTTTATCAATTTATTGAACAGTGTGGTGTGTAAACAAAAACTGGATGGTTATTCGTTGTTTAAATTACGTTTTAATACGCTTATTAAACACGGCCTAATGGCCTCTTTAAGTGGGATAGTGGAGGCGATATTAATGAATTGCAACCGTTCTTCTGTCTTAATTGTGAAAGAAATTTGAAGACAAAGCCTTTTAGCCACATAATCAATCGTGTAACTCAGTTAAATAAAGAATGCGTAGTTTCGTGTTCTTAAACGGGAATAAATAGATTTATGGACACAAATCGAGATCATCAGTGTGACGTATTAGTTATCGGTAGCGGTGCTGCTGGACTTTCTTTAGCACTTCGTATTGCAAAAAATGCAAAAGTTGTTGTGCTGAGTAAAGGACCAAGAAGCGAAGGTTCTACTTTCTATGCTCAGGGAGGTATTGCTGCTGTTTTTGATGAATCGGATAGTATTGAGTCACACGTCGAGGATACGCTCATAGCAGGAGCCGATCTTTGTGAAAAAGAAACCGTAGAGTTTATTGCTGAAAACGGAAAAGAGTGCGTACAGTGGCTTATCGATGGTGGCGTTCCATTCGATAGAGAAGATGACTATTCTGATGATAAACCTCGCTATCACCTAACGCGAGAAGGTGGCCACAGCCATCGTCGTATACTCCATGCAGCTGATGCAACGGGGATGGCGATGCAAACCTCATTGCAAGACAACGCGCATAACCACCCCAACATTTCTATTTTTGAAAGATACAATGCTCTCGACCTGATTACTGAAGATAAAATTGGTGGCGATGAGACAAAAATAATCGGTGCTTACATATGGAACCGTAACGATGAGCATGTTGAAACTATTCGTGCGAAATTTGTTGTATTAGCCACTGGTGGAGCATCTAAGGTTTATCAATATACTTCAAACCCAGATGTTTCATCTGGAGATGGTATCGCGATGGCATGGCGTGCTGGATGTCGAGTAGCAAACATGGAATTCAATCAATTTCATCCCACTTGCCTATTCCATCCAGAAGCTCGTAACTTTTTGCTTACAGAAGCTTTGCGAGGCGAAGGTGCTTTTCTCCTTCGTCCTGATGGGTCTCGCTTTATGCCAGACTTTGATAAAAGAGAAGAACTCGCCCCACGCGATGTAGTGGCAAGAGCCATCGATTTTGAAATGAAACGATTGGGTGCTGACTGTATGTATTTAGATATCAGTCATAAATCCAAAGATTTTATTGAAAAACACTTCCCAACTATCCATATGCGACTTCAAGACCTCGGTATTGATATGACAAAGGAACCCATCCCTATAGTTCCTGCTGCGCACTATACCTGTGGCGGTGTAATGGTAAATAAACAAGGGCAAACAGACCTAAAAAACCTATATGCTATTGGTGAAGTAAGCTATACCGGTTTACACGGAGCCAATCGTATGGCATCTAACTCCCTTTTAGAATGTGTCGTTTATGCTTGGTCTGCCGCACAAGATATTCTTAATAATATCGGCCTTGCTGAATTACCATCTGAAGTACCAGCTTGGGATGAGAGTCAAGTGTGTAATTCAGACGAAGAAGTTGTTATTCAGCATAATTGGCACGAACTGAGGTTATTTATGTGGGATTACATGGGTATCGTACGCACAGATAAGCGCTTAGAAAGGGCTATGAGGCGAATTCAAATGCTTCAGTTAGAAACTCATGACTATTATAGTAATTTCAGAGTATCTAATAATCTGTTAGAAATGCGTAATTTGCTTCAAGTCGCAGAGCTAATGGTTCGCTGTGCTATGAAACGTAAGGAAAGCAGAGGATTGCATTATACCCTTGATTATCCAAACCTAATGGAAGACTCTGGGCCTACAATATTGGTTCCAGGTGATGAATCCTAAATCACTATTGTGAAAATCATGGAGTGATATAGTCACTCCTTTTTTGGGCTGCTAGAAAGTTAAGCATCACCAAAAGTTGTCGATACTCTTTCTCAACACAAGCATCTCGCCAAATATTAATTTTGACACCTTGAACGGTGGCTATTTGAATCATTAATGGTTTGTATAACGTAAAAATACTTCCACACCTTAAACGCTGGTTATTTAAGGTCAGCTTACCCGAGGAATACAGCTCTAACCTTCCAGAGATTGAAGGCTGCCTTTCAATTAAAAGTTGTCGAATTATAGATGCGATTAAAGACAAAGAAACGACTATCGGCATAGGAGAAATTAAAACAGCCCATATTATTAAAATCAATATACCTGATTGAACAATATGAGCTATTTTAGAAGGGCTTAAATAGAGATGAACTAAGCTATTATTAGCGTAGTTTGCTTCGGTTATGCGCGACAATTTTGTCTATCATATTAGCAAGCTTCTCATCTTCGCTTCTTCCATGCTGCATGACCCAATTAAAAAGATCAGGGTCGTCACACTCTAAAAGAGCAACGAAATCATCTTGTTCAGCCTCAGAAAGTGAGTCAAAGCACTCATCATAAAACGGCATTATTACAACGTCGAGTTCTAGCATTCCTCTACGACATGCCCATTTAATACGTGCTCTTTCTTCTCGTTTATACATCTAACTACCTCTGATTAGTCCTTTATACTGAATATTACAGCGACCTAGACATGATAACGCTAATGGTATAGGTATAAACAATAATGAAACGATAGCTGACAAAAAAATGTAAGCGGATTAACATAATGGCCATAATATACCTACTCAAAGAATAAAATAGCCAAGGCGATACTAATATGGAATGGCAAAACAGATTTACAAAACTAGAATTGGGCTCCAAAGATCCCCTCCCAGAATTAATGGTAAGCGACCTTAACTCATGGAACTTACTCTCTGTAACAGGTGAAGATCAAAAATCATACTTACAAGGTCAACTAACTTGCGATTTAGTCGCACTCGACCCACAAGAGTCGACCCTTGGTGCCCACTGCGATGCAAAGGGTAAAGTGTTAAGTATATTCCGTTGCTTTAAGCACAATGATGGCTATGCGCTTTTTCATCACGCCTCTACAACCGCATCCTCTTTAACTGAAATTAAAAAATATTCTGTTTTTTCTAAAGTAGAATTAGATATCAGTTCCGATATTACGCTCGGAGTACTTGGTAAAAATGCCGACAACTTTATAGATAGTATTACTTCAACCAGGGGAAACGTTCGTACAGTAGAGAATGGCAGCGCCATAAAAGTCGAAGATAATAGATGGATTCTAGTTGTTGATCGCAACTCAATTGCAACAACGCTAGATAAAATGAGTAGCGCAATTTTTGTAGAAGACGATATTTGGGATAAATTTGATATTGAAAGTGGTATACCTAGAATTGTAGAAGGCAATCAGAATACGCAAATTCCTCAAGCGTTTAACCTTCAAGCCATCCATGGCATCAGCTTCAGCAAAGGGTGTTATACGGGTCAGGAAACCGTTGCCAGAGCCAAATATCGAGGAACAAATAAAAGATCCATGTCGATAGTTAAAGGGCACATAGAAATTGCATCTGATTTACCTTTGGAGCTAGAAAGAAGCGTAGGCGAAAACTGGCGTTCAGTCGGAACAATCTTTACTCATTATCGATATACAGATGGTTTGGCCATGGGTTTAATTGTTCTTCCTAATAATCTTGAACAAGATACAAAGTTTAGATTAGCTAATCAGCCTAGCTCTATCTGGCAGATAGTCGATCTTCCATATGAAATTGAAGAATGATAAAAACAAAAATCACCGCGTTATTAGATCAAGAAGGGGTGGCATATCGTGTGCTACCTCATTCATCTCCAAGCACATCAATCGTTGAAACAGCGGCACAGAGAGGTATACCTACATCTAAAATGGTCAAATCCATACTTTTACGAGATATGGATGATAATTACATCATCGCTTGCGTCCCTGGTAATAAACCCGTTGATCCTAAAAAAATCCGAGCCTTTTTAAAGTGCCGACGCATAACATGTGTATCGCTCAACGAGGTAGAAGCAGTAACCGGATATCAAGTTGGGACTATTTCTCCACTCCTATTAAAGTTCCCCATACC is a genomic window of Vibrio algarum containing:
- the ygfZ gene encoding tRNA-modifying protein YgfZ, which encodes MEWQNRFTKLELGSKDPLPELMVSDLNSWNLLSVTGEDQKSYLQGQLTCDLVALDPQESTLGAHCDAKGKVLSIFRCFKHNDGYALFHHASTTASSLTEIKKYSVFSKVELDISSDITLGVLGKNADNFIDSITSTRGNVRTVENGSAIKVEDNRWILVVDRNSIATTLDKMSSAIFVEDDIWDKFDIESGIPRIVEGNQNTQIPQAFNLQAIHGISFSKGCYTGQETVARAKYRGTNKRSMSIVKGHIEIASDLPLELERSVGENWRSVGTIFTHYRYTDGLAMGLIVLPNNLEQDTKFRLANQPSSIWQIVDLPYEIEE
- the rseB gene encoding sigma-E factor regulatory protein RseB; amino-acid sequence: MKKLLISALTLFSLIPMQASTEEISAEALLHQMNHASQHLNYELSYILIKKNSIEPLRYIHAKNQDMVYAHLVYLSGPIREVIRRGKEISYVEPGVEPFSIESGNMVAPLIPMLDSNIQELSEFYDFVLMGRAREAGAASQVVRVVPKDGQRYSYVMWIDEKSKLPLRADLVDRDGEVLEQYRTISYAVNERIAEVLSQLDDIKLPNVITMPKQEPTESFWNVKWVPSGFKALNLNRYKMETTQKDVESQMFSDGLFSFSVYVSESDDFSLKNQLVRHGRRTLQSLVVGKREITVVGDIPPATAAQIAKSVKFNVPSITSEANVALKEEESVE
- a CDS encoding protein YgfX encodes the protein MSRITEANYANNSLVHLYLSPSKIAHIVQSGILILIIWAVLISPMPIVVSLSLIASIIRQLLIERQPSISGRLELYSSGKLTLNNQRLRCGSIFTLYKPLMIQIATVQGVKINIWRDACVEKEYRQLLVMLNFLAAQKRSDYITP
- the nadB gene encoding L-aspartate oxidase: MDTNRDHQCDVLVIGSGAAGLSLALRIAKNAKVVVLSKGPRSEGSTFYAQGGIAAVFDESDSIESHVEDTLIAGADLCEKETVEFIAENGKECVQWLIDGGVPFDREDDYSDDKPRYHLTREGGHSHRRILHAADATGMAMQTSLQDNAHNHPNISIFERYNALDLITEDKIGGDETKIIGAYIWNRNDEHVETIRAKFVVLATGGASKVYQYTSNPDVSSGDGIAMAWRAGCRVANMEFNQFHPTCLFHPEARNFLLTEALRGEGAFLLRPDGSRFMPDFDKREELAPRDVVARAIDFEMKRLGADCMYLDISHKSKDFIEKHFPTIHMRLQDLGIDMTKEPIPIVPAAHYTCGGVMVNKQGQTDLKNLYAIGEVSYTGLHGANRMASNSLLECVVYAWSAAQDILNNIGLAELPSEVPAWDESQVCNSDEEVVIQHNWHELRLFMWDYMGIVRTDKRLERAMRRIQMLQLETHDYYSNFRVSNNLLEMRNLLQVAELMVRCAMKRKESRGLHYTLDYPNLMEDSGPTILVPGDES
- the lepA gene encoding translation elongation factor 4; protein product: MKHIRNFSIIAHIDHGKSTLSDRLIQVCGGLSEREMDVQVLDSMDIERERGITIKAQSVTLNYKAQDGETYQLNFIDTPGHVDFSYEVSRSLAACEGALLVVDAGQGVEAQTVANCYTAIEMDLEVVPILNKIDLPAADPERVSEEIEEIVGIDALEATCCSAKTGLGVDAVLENIVTAIPPPQGDPEAPLQALIIDSWFDNYLGVVSLVRIKNGVLKKNDKIRVMSTGQDWGVDRIGIFTPKRLDTTQLSTGEVGWVVCGIKDILGAPVGDTLTHAKHGSDEALPGFQKVKPQVYAGLFPVSSDDYENFRDALGKLSLNDASLFYEPESSAALGFGFRCGFLGMLHMEIIQERLEREYDLDLITTAPTVVYEVKKNNGDILYVDSPAKLPAVNDLEEIREPIARCNILVPSEYLGNVITLCVEKRGIQIDMIYHGNQVAVTYDIPMAEVVLDFFDRLKSTSRGYASLDYNFHHFAESDMVRVDVLLNGETVDALAIITHKDIAQSRGRLLVEKMKEFIPRQMFDIAIQAAIGNHIIARSTVKQLRKNVIAKCYGGDISRKKKLLKKQKEGKKRMKQIGNVELPQEAFLAILHVGKD
- a CDS encoding RseA family anti-sigma factor, with the protein product MADKELLSALMDGETVDEALIAELEQDVESQDTWKNYHLIGDVMRGEAPETANWNIAESVAAALDAEPAHSPIVTPLIESQPTPKQARRQLPAWLTQIGQVGVAACVSLMVIVGVQQYGGSDSSELASKPLSVLQTVPFAGSVEPVSLTRESIPQKQNNEAQLLQQRKRINAMLQDYELQLRLSSDQSGVSGLETESVIE
- the rpoE gene encoding RNA polymerase sigma factor RpoE, with amino-acid sequence MNEQLTDQVLIERVQNGDKQAFNLLVIKYQNKVCNLISRYVGNSGDVQDVAQEAFIKAYRAIPNFRGESAFYTWLYRIAVNTAKNHIVAQGRRPPASDVDADEAEYYETGSALKEISNPENLALSNELKRVVFSAIEALPEDLKTAMTLRELDGLSYEDIAVVMDCPVGTVRSRIFRAREAVEKKIEPLLKR
- a CDS encoding aminoacyl-tRNA deacylase, whose translation is MIKTKITALLDQEGVAYRVLPHSSPSTSIVETAAQRGIPTSKMVKSILLRDMDDNYIIACVPGNKPVDPKKIRAFLKCRRITCVSLNEVEAVTGYQVGTISPLLLKFPIPIFFDSSLLDMQEITISSGCNMAGIALNIHDLISLCLPQITDIIRD
- a CDS encoding FAD assembly factor SdhE yields the protein MYKREERARIKWACRRGMLELDVVIMPFYDECFDSLSEAEQDDFVALLECDDPDLFNWVMQHGRSEDEKLANMIDKIVAHNRSKLR